One genomic window of Ignavibacteria bacterium includes the following:
- a CDS encoding lipid-A-disaccharide synthase: MRVLIVAGEASGDLHGSGVVRELKKRLPSIEIFGVGGDAMQREGMELLFHVKELSFMGFAEVFKHLPKIFVVEQTLEKILYERKPNVVLLIDYPGFNLRFARKAKASGTRVIYYISPQVWAWKKGRVKKMKAAIDTMCVVFPFEKDLYREEGMNVDFVGHPLLEEISVLSNKEDFFLRHHLDAKKKLVAFFPGSRKQEIEKIFPLLLKTAEEITTKLDVQIAVGVAPTLDRDFLKSFLVQKNDILLLNNQTHELMKHADAAIVTSGTATLETALLETPMMVVYKTSFATYWLGKMFVQISSIGLVNIVSGRNIVQEYIQENATVKNLLDETRRLLFDEQYRGAMKQHLSNVRNVLGTAGASRRVAEIMLQM, encoded by the coding sequence GTGCGCGTGCTAATCGTTGCCGGTGAAGCATCGGGTGATTTACACGGGAGCGGAGTTGTGCGCGAACTGAAAAAACGTTTGCCATCTATTGAAATTTTTGGAGTTGGCGGTGATGCGATGCAACGAGAAGGAATGGAGTTATTGTTTCACGTCAAAGAACTTTCGTTCATGGGATTTGCGGAAGTTTTCAAACATCTCCCGAAAATTTTTGTTGTGGAACAGACATTAGAAAAAATTTTATATGAACGTAAACCGAATGTTGTACTGCTCATTGATTATCCGGGTTTTAATTTGCGGTTTGCACGGAAAGCCAAAGCAAGCGGAACAAGAGTTATCTATTACATCAGTCCTCAAGTTTGGGCGTGGAAAAAAGGTCGTGTAAAGAAAATGAAAGCCGCAATAGATACAATGTGCGTTGTCTTTCCGTTTGAAAAAGATTTGTACCGCGAAGAAGGAATGAACGTAGATTTTGTTGGTCATCCGTTGCTGGAAGAAATAAGTGTGCTTTCTAACAAAGAAGATTTTTTTTTGCGCCATCATTTGGATGCGAAGAAAAAACTTGTAGCATTTTTCCCGGGGAGCAGAAAACAGGAAATAGAAAAAATTTTTCCTTTATTGTTAAAGACAGCAGAAGAAATAACGACTAAACTTGATGTTCAAATTGCCGTTGGCGTTGCGCCAACACTCGATAGAGATTTTCTCAAGTCGTTTCTTGTGCAGAAGAATGATATTCTTTTGTTGAACAACCAAACGCACGAATTGATGAAACACGCAGATGCTGCAATCGTAACTTCCGGCACGGCAACATTGGAAACGGCATTACTTGAAACACCGATGATGGTTGTGTATAAAACTTCGTTCGCGACGTATTGGCTGGGAAAAATGTTTGTTCAAATTTCTTCTATCGGATTAGTGAACATTGTTTCCGGGAGAAACATTGTTCAGGAATACATACAGGAAAACGCAACAGTAAAAAATTTATTGGATGAAACAAGACGATTATTGTTTGATGAACAGTATCGAGGAGCGATGAAACAACATCTTTCGAACGTGCGTAATGTGTTGGGAACAGCAGGTGCATCGAGAAGAGTTGCGGAAATAATGCTTCAAATGTAA